A portion of the Oxynema aestuarii AP17 genome contains these proteins:
- the uvrA gene encoding excinuclease ABC subunit UvrA, translating into MPNSAVSDNQPAETENGKSVPPSVAPATGNPNCIRIRGARQHNLKNLNLELPRDRLIVFTGVSGSGKSSLAFDTIFAEGQRRYVESLSAYARQFLGQLDKPDVEAIEGLSPAISIDQKSTSHNPRSTVGTVTEIYDYLRLLFGRAGEPHCPHCDRSIAPQTIDRMCDRVMELSDRTKFQILAPVVRGKKGTHKKLLSSLASNGFVRVRIDGEIRDLSDAIALDKNQSHTIEIVVDRLVKKDGIQERLADSLSTALQNAEGVAIVLIQTDGDDEPPREIVFSENFACPEHGAVMEELSPRLFSFNSPYGACPQCHGLGSWRAFSPDLVIPDRQAPVYSAIAPWSEKDSTYYLSVLHSVGKAFGFDINTRWKDLTPTQEAVLLNGSSEPIWIETESRYRDTKGYYRHFPGVLGMLQRQYEESSSETQKQKLEVYLVDLPCEQCGGKRLKPEALAVRVGQYGILDLTGVSIAEALDRVNDLELSDRQAQIAELVLREVRSRLQFLLDVGLDYLTLDRPAMTLSGGEAQRIRLATQIGSGLTGVLYVLDEPSIGLHQRDNSRLLDTLTKLRNLGNTLIVVEHDEDTIRAADCIVDIGPGAGVHGGAIVAQGSLETLLDAEESLTGAYLSGRRAIATPTARRPGNGRSLILKNCRRNNLKNIDVTLPLGKLLCITGVSGSGKSTLVEELLYPALQHHLTRKVPLPEDLDALETPGTKTIKDVVDKTIVIDQSPIGRTPRSNPATYTGVFDVIRALFAETIEAKARGYKPGRFSFNVKGGRCEACGGQGVNVISMNFLPDVYVQCDVCKGARYNRETLQVKYKGKSIADVLNMTVEEACALFENIPRAATRLQTLVDVGLGYIHLGQPAPTLSGGEAQRVKLATELSRRATGKTLYLIDEPTTGLSFYDVHQLLNVLQRLVDKGNSVLIIEHNLDVIRCADWIIDLGPEGGDKGGEAIAIGTPEQIAEHPFSYTGKYLKEVLKGKGKSEKLKVKSEKGKGERGKGKVNSEKEKGERRK; encoded by the coding sequence ATGCCTAACTCTGCTGTCTCTGACAACCAACCTGCCGAAACCGAGAACGGCAAGTCAGTTCCCCCCTCTGTCGCCCCGGCGACAGGGAATCCGAACTGCATTCGGATTCGGGGGGCGCGGCAGCACAACCTCAAAAATCTCAACCTCGAACTGCCGCGCGATCGCCTGATCGTGTTTACTGGGGTGTCAGGTTCCGGGAAATCTTCCCTCGCCTTCGATACGATTTTTGCCGAGGGTCAGCGTCGCTACGTCGAATCCCTGAGTGCTTACGCCCGGCAGTTTTTGGGACAACTAGACAAGCCGGACGTGGAGGCGATCGAGGGGTTGTCCCCGGCGATTTCGATCGATCAAAAATCCACCTCCCACAACCCGCGTTCCACCGTGGGGACGGTCACCGAAATTTACGACTACTTGCGCTTGCTGTTCGGACGCGCCGGAGAACCGCACTGTCCGCACTGCGATCGCTCGATCGCGCCGCAAACGATCGATCGGATGTGCGATCGGGTCATGGAGTTGAGCGATCGCACCAAATTCCAAATTCTCGCCCCGGTGGTGCGCGGGAAAAAAGGCACCCACAAAAAACTGCTCTCCAGCCTCGCCAGCAATGGCTTCGTCCGGGTTCGGATCGACGGCGAAATCCGCGACCTGTCCGACGCGATCGCCCTCGATAAAAACCAAAGTCACACGATCGAAATTGTCGTCGATCGCCTCGTCAAAAAAGACGGTATCCAAGAACGTCTCGCCGATTCTCTCTCCACCGCCTTGCAAAATGCCGAAGGCGTCGCGATCGTCCTCATCCAGACGGACGGCGACGACGAACCGCCGCGCGAAATCGTCTTTTCCGAAAACTTCGCCTGTCCCGAACACGGGGCCGTGATGGAAGAACTCTCGCCGCGCCTATTTTCCTTCAACTCCCCTTACGGCGCCTGCCCCCAATGCCATGGATTGGGCAGTTGGCGCGCCTTTTCCCCGGATCTGGTGATTCCCGATCGCCAAGCCCCGGTTTACAGCGCGATCGCCCCGTGGTCGGAAAAAGATAGCACCTATTACCTCAGCGTCCTCCACAGCGTCGGAAAGGCGTTCGGGTTCGACATCAACACGCGCTGGAAAGACCTCACCCCGACCCAAGAAGCGGTGTTACTCAACGGATCCTCCGAACCGATCTGGATCGAAACCGAATCGCGCTATCGAGACACCAAAGGCTATTACCGCCATTTCCCCGGGGTGTTGGGAATGCTGCAACGCCAGTACGAGGAAAGCAGTTCGGAAACCCAAAAGCAAAAACTCGAAGTCTATCTCGTCGATCTCCCCTGCGAACAGTGCGGCGGAAAACGGCTCAAACCCGAAGCCCTCGCCGTTCGCGTCGGACAGTACGGGATTCTCGACCTGACCGGAGTTTCGATCGCCGAAGCCCTCGATCGCGTCAATGACTTGGAATTGAGCGATCGCCAAGCTCAAATCGCCGAACTGGTCTTGCGGGAAGTGCGATCGCGCCTCCAATTCCTCCTCGATGTCGGCTTGGACTACCTCACCCTCGATCGCCCCGCCATGACCCTTTCCGGCGGCGAAGCCCAACGCATTCGCCTCGCCACCCAGATCGGAAGCGGACTCACCGGGGTGCTTTACGTCCTCGACGAACCCAGCATCGGACTGCACCAACGGGATAACAGCCGTCTCCTCGACACCCTCACCAAACTCAGAAACCTCGGCAATACCTTAATTGTGGTCGAACACGACGAAGACACGATCCGTGCTGCCGATTGCATCGTCGATATCGGTCCCGGGGCCGGGGTTCACGGCGGGGCGATCGTCGCCCAAGGGTCTCTCGAAACCCTCCTCGATGCAGAAGAGTCCCTCACCGGGGCTTATTTGTCCGGGCGCCGCGCGATCGCCACCCCCACCGCAAGACGACCGGGAAACGGGCGATCGCTGATCCTCAAAAACTGTCGGCGCAACAACCTCAAAAACATCGACGTAACCCTGCCCCTCGGCAAACTCCTGTGCATCACCGGGGTCTCCGGTTCCGGGAAATCCACCCTCGTCGAAGAACTGCTCTATCCGGCGCTGCAACACCACCTCACCCGCAAAGTCCCCCTTCCCGAAGACCTCGACGCCCTCGAAACCCCGGGTACGAAAACCATTAAAGATGTCGTCGATAAAACCATCGTCATCGACCAATCGCCGATCGGCAGAACCCCGCGATCGAACCCCGCCACCTATACCGGAGTATTCGACGTCATCCGCGCCCTATTCGCCGAAACCATCGAAGCTAAAGCCCGGGGCTACAAACCCGGTCGCTTCTCTTTCAACGTCAAAGGCGGACGCTGCGAAGCCTGCGGCGGTCAAGGCGTCAACGTCATTTCGATGAACTTCCTCCCCGACGTTTACGTGCAGTGCGACGTGTGCAAAGGAGCGCGCTACAACCGCGAAACCTTGCAAGTCAAATACAAAGGCAAATCGATCGCCGACGTCCTCAACATGACCGTCGAGGAAGCGTGCGCTCTATTTGAAAATATCCCTCGCGCCGCCACCCGCCTGCAAACCTTGGTCGATGTCGGACTCGGTTACATTCATTTAGGACAACCCGCCCCTACCCTGTCCGGGGGCGAAGCCCAACGGGTCAAACTCGCCACGGAATTATCCCGCCGGGCCACGGGAAAAACCCTTTATTTAATCGACGAACCGACTACGGGACTGTCATTTTACGACGTTCACCAACTGTTAAATGTTTTGCAGCGATTAGTCGATAAAGGTAACTCCGTTCTGATTATCGAACACAATTTGGACGTGATTCGTTGTGCGGATTGGATTATCGATCTCGGTCCGGAAGGGGGCGATAAAGGGGGCGAAGCGATCGCGATCGGCACCCCCGAACAAATCGCCGAACATCCCTTTTCTTATACAGGAAAGTATCTTAAGGAGGTGTTGAAGGGGAAAGGGAAAAGTGAAAAGTTAAAAGTGAAGAGTGAAAAGGGGAAAGGGGAAAGGGGAAAGGGGAAAGTGAACAGTGAAAAGGAGAAAGGGGAAAGGAGAAAGTGA
- a CDS encoding ATP-binding protein translates to MNSNLHSTYPEVDLTNCDREPIHIPGSIQPHGLLLAFKEHTFEIVQASTNIATIFQCQVRELIGQSLSLLLDPTDLELLSHHLRQEDISGRNPIPLSAEAEGRKLLFDGIIHRNDGLVILELEPARTRSNLSFLNVYDLLRNSISTIQNTATLQELCEKMVREIGKLTGFDRVMMYQLDPVEGYGTVIAECKAPQLEPYLGLRYPASDIPKQARQLYYSNWLRIIPDIRYQASPIVPELNPFTERPLDLSFSVLRSVSPIHIQYLENMGVRASMSISLIHKDRLWGLIACHHHSPKYIAYEVRKTCEFLGQIMSLEIDSKENNQDYDYKIELKSIVTRLIEYMSVEDNFIDGLVGRQPNVLELVGASGAAIYFDDRFRAIGKTPDKERLDKLIDWIESAIGDEPIFQTDCLSKFYKEAEQFKQTASGLLAIPIAQNPRKYVLWFRPEVVQTVKWGGNPNKPVEVREDGSESLTPRHSFDLWKETVYGRSLPWKACEVDAALELRTALINIVLRKAEELQRLNEALQHSEAHSRQQASKLAEALERLKRTQTQLIQTEKMSSLGQLVAGIAHEINNPINFIYGNLTHADNYTQDLINLLYLYRNHHPVTPPDIEAQAEEVDLEFLIEDLPKVLQSMKVGAERVREIVRSLRSFSRLDEADMKPVDIHEGIENTLMILQYRLNPEQKGGIEIIREYQELPLVECYAGQLNQVFMNIISNAIDALDGNKGTRKIHADKPPKIWIRTAIKDRDWVSIRIADNGPGIEESVLARLFDPFFTTKPTGKGTGLGLAIGYQIITEKHGGKLYCVSQKKRGAEFVIEIPQRQPLQGSAAPEKTSERM, encoded by the coding sequence ATGAATAGCAACCTCCATTCCACATATCCCGAAGTCGATCTGACAAATTGCGACCGGGAACCCATACATATCCCCGGTTCCATTCAACCGCACGGATTGCTGTTGGCTTTCAAAGAGCATACCTTCGAGATCGTACAAGCCAGCACCAATATCGCCACCATTTTTCAATGCCAAGTCCGTGAATTAATCGGTCAATCTCTCAGTCTATTATTAGATCCTACAGATCTCGAACTGCTGTCCCATCATCTCAGACAAGAAGATATTAGCGGCAGAAATCCGATTCCCCTGTCCGCCGAAGCAGAAGGGAGAAAGTTATTATTTGACGGAATTATCCACCGAAACGATGGATTAGTCATTTTAGAGTTAGAACCCGCTCGCACGCGATCGAACCTTTCATTTTTAAACGTTTACGACTTACTGAGAAATTCAATTTCCACGATCCAAAACACCGCGACCTTGCAGGAACTCTGCGAAAAAATGGTTCGGGAAATTGGCAAACTCACGGGATTCGATCGCGTGATGATGTACCAGCTCGATCCCGTGGAAGGTTACGGAACCGTAATCGCCGAATGCAAAGCGCCGCAGTTAGAGCCTTATTTAGGATTGCGCTATCCCGCGTCGGACATTCCCAAACAAGCGCGCCAACTGTATTACTCAAATTGGTTGCGAATTATTCCCGACATTCGCTATCAAGCGAGTCCGATTGTTCCCGAACTCAATCCCTTCACCGAGCGCCCCTTAGACTTGAGTTTTTCAGTATTGCGCAGTGTTTCCCCCATTCACATTCAATATTTAGAAAATATGGGGGTGCGCGCCTCGATGTCAATCTCCCTGATTCATAAAGATCGCTTGTGGGGATTGATCGCCTGCCACCACCATTCACCGAAATATATCGCTTACGAAGTCCGAAAAACCTGCGAATTTCTCGGACAAATTATGTCTTTGGAAATTGATTCCAAAGAAAACAATCAAGATTACGACTACAAAATCGAATTAAAATCAATCGTCACCCGCTTAATCGAATATATGTCCGTTGAAGACAACTTTATCGATGGTTTAGTCGGGCGACAACCCAATGTTTTAGAGTTGGTTGGAGCTTCGGGAGCGGCGATTTATTTTGACGATCGCTTCCGAGCGATCGGCAAAACTCCCGACAAAGAACGACTCGATAAATTAATCGACTGGATCGAAAGCGCGATCGGCGACGAACCCATATTTCAAACCGATTGTTTGTCCAAATTTTATAAAGAAGCGGAGCAATTCAAACAGACGGCGAGCGGCTTATTAGCGATTCCGATCGCCCAAAATCCGAGGAAATACGTTCTCTGGTTTCGACCGGAAGTCGTGCAAACGGTGAAATGGGGAGGAAACCCCAACAAACCTGTAGAAGTGCGCGAAGATGGCAGCGAATCGTTAACGCCGCGCCACTCGTTCGATTTGTGGAAAGAAACCGTTTACGGGCGATCGTTGCCCTGGAAAGCGTGCGAAGTCGATGCCGCTTTAGAGTTGAGAACCGCACTCATTAATATTGTTTTACGAAAAGCCGAAGAACTGCAACGGCTCAACGAAGCTTTACAACATTCCGAAGCCCATTCTCGGCAACAAGCCAGTAAACTAGCCGAAGCCTTAGAACGGCTCAAACGCACTCAAACCCAACTGATTCAAACCGAGAAAATGTCGAGTTTGGGTCAGTTAGTCGCTGGAATCGCCCATGAAATTAACAATCCGATTAACTTCATTTACGGCAATCTCACCCATGCGGATAACTACACCCAAGATTTAATTAATTTACTCTATCTCTACCGCAATCATCATCCCGTGACGCCGCCGGATATCGAAGCTCAAGCGGAGGAAGTCGATTTAGAGTTTTTGATTGAAGATTTGCCGAAAGTTTTGCAATCGATGAAAGTCGGGGCGGAACGAGTGCGAGAAATCGTGCGGAGTTTGCGAAGTTTTTCCCGTCTCGACGAAGCCGACATGAAACCCGTGGATATTCACGAAGGCATTGAAAATACATTAATGATTTTGCAATATCGCCTCAATCCGGAACAGAAAGGCGGTATTGAAATTATTAGAGAATATCAGGAGTTGCCGTTAGTGGAATGCTACGCGGGTCAACTCAATCAAGTATTCATGAATATCATCAGCAACGCGATCGACGCCCTCGACGGGAATAAGGGGACAAGAAAAATCCACGCCGACAAACCGCCAAAAATTTGGATTAGAACTGCAATTAAAGATCGCGATTGGGTCTCGATCCGAATTGCCGATAACGGTCCGGGGATTGAAGAATCGGTCTTGGCGCGGTTGTTCGATCCATTCTTTACCACGAAACCGACCGGGAAAGGGACGGGTTTGGGCTTGGCGATCGGCTATCAGATTATTACCGAAAAACATGGCGGCAAATTGTACTGTGTTTCGCAAAAGAAACGCGGGGCGGAATTTGTGATTGAAATTCCCCAACGCCAACCGCTTCAGGGGTCCGCCGCCCCAGAGAAAACCTCGGAACGGATGTAA
- a CDS encoding phosphotransferase enzyme family protein: protein MIHEVFPVIYSTLNAEALVDRVLACYPLDPVRRCQFWHRGLSDVYVVETSRQMYVLRVSHYHWRSKSEIDFELELLDFLDRHHLPVAAPLTTIAGDLSVTIAAPEGDRYAALFPYAPGTVPVGDFNPTQSFAIGETLAKIHQICQKFRPRAVRQSLTPDYLLEDALEAIAPFLKHRPHDLQQLREAIGAIEARLAELPQHSPFWTVCWGDPHSGNVHFTPSGQMTLFDFDQCGYGWRAFDIAKFWQVSLRAGTSKAVRQAFLEGYQGVEPLSQRELDGLQSLTQMAHLWMWSINLHNARLYNYSRLDESYFTQRLEHLKLLRSSSWQLF, encoded by the coding sequence ATGATTCACGAGGTCTTTCCGGTTATCTACTCGACCCTGAACGCCGAGGCATTGGTCGATCGCGTTCTCGCCTGCTATCCTCTCGATCCAGTTCGTCGTTGTCAGTTTTGGCATCGCGGCTTGAGTGACGTTTACGTGGTGGAAACGTCACGGCAGATGTATGTTTTGAGGGTTTCCCACTACCACTGGCGATCGAAGTCAGAAATTGATTTTGAATTGGAATTGCTCGATTTTCTCGATCGCCACCACCTCCCGGTTGCGGCCCCGTTGACCACGATCGCCGGAGACCTCTCGGTAACGATCGCGGCGCCGGAGGGCGATCGCTACGCGGCCCTGTTTCCTTACGCCCCGGGAACGGTTCCGGTGGGGGACTTCAACCCGACCCAAAGTTTTGCGATCGGCGAAACCCTGGCCAAAATCCACCAAATTTGCCAAAAATTCCGCCCTCGGGCGGTTCGCCAGTCGTTAACCCCCGATTACTTGCTCGAAGATGCCCTAGAGGCGATCGCCCCTTTCCTCAAACACCGCCCCCACGACCTCCAACAGCTACGAGAGGCGATCGGTGCGATCGAAGCCCGACTCGCCGAACTGCCCCAACACAGCCCCTTTTGGACCGTCTGCTGGGGCGATCCCCATAGCGGGAACGTCCACTTTACCCCGTCCGGACAGATGACCTTATTCGATTTCGATCAATGCGGTTATGGTTGGCGGGCCTTCGATATCGCCAAGTTCTGGCAAGTTTCCTTACGCGCCGGGACGAGTAAAGCCGTCCGTCAGGCTTTTCTCGAAGGGTATCAAGGTGTCGAACCCCTCAGCCAACGAGAACTTGACGGTTTGCAATCCCTCACTCAAATGGCCCATCTCTGGATGTGGTCGATCAATCTCCACAATGCCCGTCTTTACAACTACAGTCGCTTAGACGAGAGCTATTTTACTCAACGTCTCGAACACCTCAAATTGTTACGGTCTTCCTCGTGGCAATTATTTTGA
- a CDS encoding nuclear transport factor 2 family protein, with protein MSAFNFQLLRKVGVTVALSAIAAIANPASAAPGTSQQNAEGTTRASHPVTPVAQLQQGGNAAQKQAIEAAVRENLRALNAEDIDAYMATIDENSPVYDFTRSFTQQLIDNYNLRYEINSLEVISQSSNEAQVQVTQTTTKISGPEFRNNRIQAVHILKKSNGEWKIFATEVRNVEYLD; from the coding sequence ATGTCAGCTTTTAATTTCCAACTATTAAGAAAAGTTGGGGTGACGGTGGCTCTTTCAGCGATCGCCGCGATCGCCAATCCCGCCAGTGCCGCACCGGGAACAAGCCAGCAGAACGCAGAAGGGACGACTCGTGCAAGCCACCCGGTCACCCCCGTAGCCCAACTGCAACAAGGGGGAAATGCGGCACAAAAACAGGCGATCGAAGCGGCAGTTCGTGAAAATTTGCGCGCCTTAAACGCGGAAGATATCGATGCTTACATGGCGACCATCGATGAAAATTCGCCCGTTTACGATTTTACCCGCAGTTTCACCCAGCAGTTAATCGATAATTACAACCTCAGGTACGAAATTAACAGCCTGGAAGTGATCTCACAATCGAGTAACGAAGCACAAGTTCAAGTCACCCAAACCACGACCAAAATTAGCGGTCCTGAATTTAGAAATAACCGCATTCAAGCGGTACATATCCTCAAAAAATCTAATGGAGAATGGAAAATTTTCGCTACGGAAGTTCGTAACGTCGAATATTTAGATTAA
- a CDS encoding DUF2358 domain-containing protein codes for MNEVVIEVDRAIATLKQDLPTLFKRDISYDIYRDDIFFQDPVNTFKGKFNYRIIFWTLRFHGQLFFTQLDFDVADVRQASENTLFVEWTVRGTLRVPWKARIFFNGNSTYKFDERGFIYEHIDRWDRKPSEILKQFFRRGNSDS; via the coding sequence ATGAACGAGGTTGTCATCGAGGTCGATCGCGCGATCGCCACGCTAAAACAGGATTTACCGACCCTTTTTAAACGGGATATTTCTTACGATATTTACCGAGACGATATCTTTTTTCAAGACCCGGTCAATACGTTCAAAGGAAAATTCAACTATCGGATTATTTTTTGGACTCTACGTTTCCACGGTCAACTCTTTTTTACTCAACTCGATTTTGACGTTGCCGACGTGCGCCAAGCGAGCGAAAATACCCTTTTCGTGGAATGGACCGTGCGCGGTACCTTACGGGTACCGTGGAAAGCTCGTATTTTCTTCAATGGCAACTCAACTTATAAATTTGACGAACGAGGATTCATTTACGAACATATCGATCGCTGGGATCGCAAACCGAGCGAAATTTTAAAACAGTTTTTCCGTCGGGGAAATTCAGACTCTTGA
- a CDS encoding pentapeptide repeat-containing protein codes for MQKLSAKEVLAQYGAGRRDFAETDLAAIDLFEADLQEINLVSSNLTEAYLPYANLSYAKVALAQAVAIELSDAKLYQTDLSNANLAGANLSRVNLRGANLSGANLSGANLQNADLSNADLSNADLSKANLSRAILERTRLSGTKLYGCNLFRVQQCDLSEAYLDRLTVYPDGYRRYHDR; via the coding sequence ATGCAGAAACTCAGTGCCAAAGAGGTATTAGCTCAATATGGAGCAGGTCGTCGCGATTTTGCCGAAACAGATCTGGCGGCTATCGATTTATTTGAAGCAGATTTGCAAGAAATCAATCTGGTGAGTAGTAATTTAACTGAAGCCTACTTACCTTATGCCAATTTATCTTATGCAAAGGTAGCGCTAGCTCAAGCCGTCGCGATCGAGTTAAGTGATGCCAAATTATATCAAACTGATTTATCGAATGCCAATTTAGCAGGCGCTAATTTATCGCGAGTTAATTTACGGGGCGCTAATTTAAGCGGTGCGAATCTGTCCGGCGCCAATCTTCAAAATGCCGACCTTTCTAATGCCGATTTAAGTAATGCCGATCTGTCAAAAGCTAATTTAAGCCGCGCGATTTTGGAACGCACCCGATTGAGTGGAACCAAATTATATGGATGCAATTTGTTTCGCGTCCAGCAGTGCGATTTATCGGAAGCTTATCTCGATCGCCTGACGGTTTATCCCGATGGCTATCGCCGCTATCACGATCGCTGA
- a CDS encoding SagB/ThcOx family dehydrogenase: MPDLPISIAQHYHDRTKYDPDTLAAKARKLDWENQPIPFKEYKIGKTIDLKPYLKKLSEQERQDREILGLKRLSRLLFCTYGLTAKVPTSTGNPLYFRAAPSAGGLYPAEVYLISQGTPFLPPGLYNYQTKTHSLIRFWDADAWPTLKGSCFWHPVLESTRLAIATTAVFYRSAWRYEDRAYRRIFLDTGHLLGNLELASALTDYRPHAIGGFLDASLNKLFYLDPDREAVLTVIPLADLLAVDQNLPPYRTALPSATQTTYPEVADGDLLTYFHHATEIDTDTSGTGGWTRDSEPEEREDKYNLPFCSKVSTRTPPIDWGENLQGLENTILRRRSTRSYNGASITLEELNAILDFTYHPQHYLYQGLDGQPDFFDLTLLETFVAVSSVEGLDEGCYYYAPKAEELRQVRFKNFRRELHFLCLGQDLGRDAAALVFHTADLKKAIAKYGDRVYRYLHMDAGHLGQRLNLAAIYMGLGVSGIGGFFDDRVNEVLGIPEDEAVIYITTLGRPR; encoded by the coding sequence ATGCCAGACTTGCCAATTTCGATCGCCCAACACTATCACGATCGCACCAAATACGACCCCGACACCCTCGCCGCGAAAGCGCGAAAGTTGGATTGGGAGAATCAACCGATCCCCTTTAAAGAATACAAGATCGGCAAGACGATCGACCTCAAACCGTATCTGAAAAAACTGTCCGAACAAGAGCGCCAAGACCGAGAGATCCTCGGTTTGAAGCGACTGTCGCGGCTGTTATTCTGTACTTACGGACTGACCGCCAAAGTGCCGACGAGTACCGGAAATCCCCTCTATTTTCGGGCCGCACCTTCCGCCGGAGGCTTATACCCGGCAGAAGTGTATCTAATCTCTCAAGGCACTCCCTTTCTCCCTCCCGGACTTTACAACTACCAAACCAAAACTCACTCCCTGATCCGCTTCTGGGATGCAGACGCCTGGCCCACTTTGAAAGGCTCGTGTTTTTGGCATCCCGTCTTAGAAAGTACGCGACTGGCGATCGCCACCACCGCCGTATTTTACCGCTCCGCTTGGCGTTACGAAGACCGCGCCTACCGTCGTATTTTTCTCGATACAGGCCACTTACTCGGCAATCTCGAACTCGCCAGCGCCTTAACCGACTACCGACCTCACGCCATTGGCGGCTTTCTCGATGCCTCCCTCAACAAGCTGTTCTATCTCGATCCCGACCGAGAAGCAGTGCTTACCGTGATTCCCCTCGCCGACTTGCTGGCAGTGGATCAGAACCTGCCCCCCTATCGTACCGCTTTACCCTCCGCCACCCAAACCACCTATCCCGAGGTCGCCGACGGCGACTTACTCACCTACTTCCACCACGCCACCGAGATCGATACCGATACCAGTGGTACCGGAGGCTGGACCCGGGACAGCGAACCGGAAGAACGGGAAGATAAGTATAATTTGCCCTTTTGTTCTAAAGTCTCCACCCGAACGCCTCCCATCGATTGGGGTGAAAATCTCCAAGGATTGGAAAATACGATCCTGCGCCGCCGTTCTACCCGCAGCTATAACGGCGCCTCGATTACTTTAGAAGAACTCAATGCCATTCTCGATTTTACCTACCATCCGCAACATTATCTCTATCAAGGATTGGACGGACAGCCGGACTTTTTCGACCTGACCTTACTCGAAACCTTTGTCGCCGTCTCTTCCGTGGAAGGGTTGGACGAAGGCTGTTATTATTACGCCCCCAAAGCGGAAGAGTTACGCCAAGTGCGGTTTAAAAACTTCCGTCGCGAACTGCATTTCTTGTGTTTGGGACAAGATTTAGGGCGGGATGCTGCCGCCTTAGTCTTCCATACGGCAGATTTGAAAAAGGCGATCGCCAAATACGGCGATCGCGTTTACCGCTACCTGCACATGGACGCCGGACATCTCGGTCAACGGCTCAATTTAGCTGCAATTTACATGGGATTGGGCGTCAGTGGGATCGGCGGCTTTTTCGACGATCGCGTCAACGAAGTTCTCGGCATTCCCGAAGATGAAGCAGTCATTTATATTACCACCTTGGGCAGACCCCGTTAG